The following proteins come from a genomic window of Lycium ferocissimum isolate CSIRO_LF1 chromosome 4, AGI_CSIRO_Lferr_CH_V1, whole genome shotgun sequence:
- the LOC132053528 gene encoding uncharacterized protein LOC132053528: MHSGRKNHYTLEMEGKVIKLEPLEPNEVLKEQVNLRASLKNTTRKSEDEREKIERSKGEKSDNSRVEKGEENLSEESELSQEKREEIEKKVREKKEGKQKIESEDLSYSNVPNFSTFSSYFVSCEGTLGEENLKEQSKGENSSLENLEEQGTFSRESMGLIEQDQRKENLFEEFQGMNFFKGGNDGIQGDHQKIGGFIPNFKIHNMLM, encoded by the exons ATGCATAGTGGGAGGAAGAATCACTACACATTGGAGATGGAAGGAAAAGTGATCAAGCTTGAACCGTTGGAGccaaatgaagtgttaaaagagCAAGTGAATTTAAGGGCGTCCTTGAAAAATACTACAAGAAAAAGTGAGGATGAGAGAGAAAAGATAGAGAGAAGTAAGGGAGagaaaagtgacaactctagagtggaaaaaggagaggaaaaTTTGAGTGAAGAGAGTGAGTTGTcacaagagaagagagaagagattgaaaagaaagtgagagaaaagaaagagggaaaacAAAAGATTGAGAGTGAAGATCTTTCTTATTCTAATGTTCCTAACTTTTCTACTTTCTCTAGTTATTTTGTGTCTTGTGAAGGAACTCTTGGAGAGGAGAATTTGAAGGAGCAATCAAAAGGGGAAAATTCATCTTTGGAGAATTTGGAAGAACAAGGTACCTTTTCAAGAGAATCTATGGGCTTAATTGAGCAAGATCAACGTaaagaaaatttatttgaaGAGTTTCAAG GGATGAATTTCTTTAAAGGAGGGAATGATGGGATACAGGGTGACCATCAAAAAATTGGAGGCTTCATTCCAAATTTCAAGATCCACAATATGCTTATGTGA
- the LOC132054863 gene encoding RING-H2 finger protein ATL67-like: MSTIYSSLYGHPPPPPPPLTTTTNTLIDNLNKIGLGYAIAIALGFLFLLSTFLLSSYLCCRSAAARRRQAQAQAQARARNPNTDSTGIYVPRVIFVAEDEENNDEISSQNTNVGLDQAVINSYPKLVYSKRNGNGNDVVCSICLCDYKDAEMLRMLPDCKHYFHVLCVDAWLKLNATCPVCRNSPLPTPLSTPLSEVIPLSQYSDGRRRH; this comes from the coding sequence ATGTCCACCATTTACTCCTCCCTCTACGgccacccaccaccaccaccaccaccactaacCACCACCACCAATACCCTTATCGATAATCTCAACAAAATCGGCCTTGGCTACGCCATCGCGATTGCCCTTGGCTTCCTTTTTCTCCTATCCACTTTCCTCCTTTCCTCTTACCTCTGCTGCCGTTCCGCAGCAGCCCGCCGTCGTCAAGCCCAAGCTCAAGCCCAAGCCCGAGCCCGAAACCCTAACACCGATAGCACTGGAATATATGTCCCACGTGTAATCTTCGTCGCTGAGGACGAAGAAAACAACGACGAAATTTCATCCCAGAATACCAACGTGGGACTTGATCAAGCTGTTATAAACTCGTACCCTAAGTTGGTTTACTCAAAGAGAAACGGGAACGGAAATGACGTCGTGTGTTCTATATGTTTGTGTGATTATAAGGATGCGGAGATGTTAAGGATGTTACCAGACTGTAAGCATTATTTTCATGTCCTGTGTGTAGATGCGTGGCTGAAGTTGAATGCTACGTGTCCGGTCTGCCGGAACTCTCCATTGCCGACGCCGTTATCTACACCGTTGTCGGAGGTGATCCCACTTTCACAGTACTCCGATGGTCGAAGGAGGCACTGA